A part of Ziziphus jujuba cultivar Dongzao chromosome 8, ASM3175591v1 genomic DNA contains:
- the LOC125421346 gene encoding disease resistance protein At4g27190-like has translation MCSSKLFLNLVSRIQLSKKANTLAETAVAEIQQANTFQKVSYSVPPQSAAIDMIRGGYMIFQSRIFTFNRIMEALRNPDGKMIGVYGMGGVGKTMLAKEVARQSVEDEKLFKKVVMVTVSQTPDLQKIQKAIAGQLGLKFDDSEEDKYVRAKGLHQGLGEEKMLLVLDDIWEKLALYEVGIAFGNDKNDCRIFLTSRSQDVVCNDMDADINFSVKELPLDEAKALFDKIVGVQSTKSPDIQALVIEIVKECVGLPIAITTVASALKKKAYPIWSNALQELRRSAPTNIKGMYKNVYSSIKLTYDFLESNEAKSLLLLFCLFPENMETDIEGSLGYAMGLESFQSITSLEKARNRVFALVDNLKASSLLLNVDCRDKVRMQDVIRDVVVFIGSEEHHMYNLRNVDELEDNKKRKSATAISLLSVKHDSHPLPERLECPQLVFFLMINQFS, from the coding sequence ATGTGTTCTAGCAAGTTGTTTCTGAACTTGGTGTCACGGATTCAGCTCAGCAAGAAGGCAAACACCTTGGCAGAGACTGCTGTTGCTGAAATACAACAAGCAAACACATTCCAAAAGGTTTCTTACAGCGTCCCACCACAGTCAGCTGCCATTGATATGATTAGAGGAGGCTACATGATTTTCCAATCAAGAATCTTCACCTTCAACAGAATTATGGAGGCATTAAGAAATCCTGATGGCAAGATGATTGGAGTTTATGGTATGGGCGGCGTTGGCAAAACCATGCTTGCTAAAGAAGTTGCTAGACAATCTGTTGAGGATGAGAAGTTATTCAAAAAGGTAGTTATGGTCACTGTATCACAAACTCCAGACCTTCAAAAGATTCAAAAAGCAATTGCAGGTCAGCTAGGCCTAAAGTTTGATGATTCTGAGGAAGATAAATATGTAAGAGCGAAAGGACTACATCAGGGATTGggagaagagaagatgttactAGTTCTGGATGACATCTGGGAGAAATTGGCGTTGTATGAAGTTGGGATAGCTTTTGGGAATGATAAGAATGATTGTAGAATTTTTCTCACCTCTAGATCTCAAGATGTGGTATGTAATGATATGGATGCTGATATAAATTTCTCTGTTAAAGAGTTACCCCTTGATGAAGCAAAAGCTTTGTTTGACAAAATAGTGGGTGTTCAATCAACCAAAAGCCCAGATATACAAGCTTTGGTAATTGAGATTGTCAAAGAATGCGTAGGCTTACCAATTGCGATCACGACAGTTGCAAGTGCTTTGAAAAAGAAAGCCTATCCCATCTGGAGTAATGCCTTGCAAGAGCTACGAAGATCTGCCCCAACTAACATCAAAGGCATGTATAAAAATGTGTATTCCAGCATAAAGTTGACTTATGACTTTTTAGAAAGTAATGAAGCAAAGTCATTACTCttgcttttttgtttatttcctGAAAATATGGAAACAGATATCGAGGGCTCGCTCGGATATGCTATGGGGCTGGAATCATTTCAAAGCATCACGAGCTTAGAAAAGGCAAGAAACAGAGTATTTGCACTGGTTGATAATCTCAAGGCTTCTTCTTTGTTGCTGAATGTTGATTGCAGGGACAAAGTCAGAATGCAAGATGTAATTCGTGATGTTGTTGTCTTCATTGGATCTGAAGAACACCATATGTATAATCTTAGAAATGTTGATGAGCTCGAAGACAATAAGAAACGCAAAAGTGCAACTGCAATTTCACTTTTGAGTGTCAAACATGATTCTCATCCGCTTCCTGAAAGGTTAGAGTGTCCACAACTTGTGTTTTTCCTTATGATAAACCAATTTTCTTGA